TAAAAGCTGCAGCCAAAAAAGTTAAAAAAGTTTACCTAGCAGCTGACCCCGACAGAGAAGGGGAAGCAATTGCATGGCACCTTGCTCATAGCTTAGGTATCGATGAAACATCTGAATGTCGTGTGGTATTTAATGAAATAACAAAAGATGCAATAAAAGAATCATTTAAACATCCACGAAGTATTAATATGGATTTAGTAGATGCGCAACAAGCGCGCCGAATTCTAGATCGATTAGTAGGTTACAATATTAGTCCGCTTTTATGGAAAAAAGTAAAAAAAGGGCTTAGTGCTGGTAGAGTTCAATCAGTAGCAGTAAAAATGATTATTGATAGAGAACGTGAAATAGAGAAATTCGAACCAGAAGAATACTGGTCAATTGATGGATTATTTGACAAAGATAGTGAAATATTTGATGGCGCTTTTTATGGTATCAATGGTAAAAAGACCGCATTACCTAACAAAGATGAAGTAGATAAGATCTTAGCAGAATTAAAAGATAAATCATTCTTAGTAGACAAAGTGAAAAAACGAGAAAGAAAACGAAATCCATCAGCACCATTTATAACGTCATCAATTCAACAAGAAGCAGCTAGAAAATTGAATTTCAGAGCTCGAAAAACAATGATGGTTGCGCAACAGTTATATGAAGGAATTGATTTAGGTAAAAAAGATGGTGGAATTACCGGTTTGATCACATACATGAGAACAGATTCAACTCGTCTATCTGATACGGCTAAGAAAGAAGGAAAAGATTTTATTATCGAGAAGTACGGATCAGAATTTGTCGGAGATGTGAAACAGAAGAAAAACGCTGAAGGTGCACAAGATGCACACGAAGCAATTCGACCAACTGCAGCATTTCGTGATCCAGCTTCATTAAAAAGTATGTTATCAAGGGATCAGTATAGATTGTACAAGTTAATTTGGGATCGTTTTATTGCAAGCTTAATGGCTCCAGCAGTAATGGATACCATGACAGTACATTTATTGCAAAATGGTGTGGAATTTAGAGCCACTGGTTCTAAAGTCAAATTTAAAGGTTTTATGAAAGTATATGTAGAAGGTAACGATGATAACAAATCAGATGCTGATAAACTTTTACCAGACTTAGAAGAAGGTATGCAAGTAGAAGCAACTGAAATTAAACCGAACCAACACTTTACACAGCCACCTCCGCGCTACACGGAAGCACGGTTAGTCAAAACAATGGAGGAACAAGGTATTGGTAGACCATCAACCTATGCTCCTACGCTTGATACCGTTCAAAGACGTGGTTATGTTACATTAGATAATAAGCGATTTGTACCAACGGAACTAGGTTACATTGTACTTGATCTTGTTGAAGAATTTTTCCCGGAAATAATTGACGTTGATTTCACTGTTAAAATGGAAGGTGATTTGGATTCGGTCGAAGCAGGTACAACGAATTGGGTAAATATTATCGATGATTTTTACCAAGGATTTGATAAACGATTGAAGATAGCCGAACTTGAAATGGAAAAAGTTGAAATA
The nucleotide sequence above comes from Paraliobacillus zengyii. Encoded proteins:
- the topA gene encoding type I DNA topoisomerase, with the protein product MADYLVIVESPAKAKTIERYLGKKYKVKASMGHVRDLPKSQMAVDVTDHFTPRYITIRGKGPVLKELKAAAKKVKKVYLAADPDREGEAIAWHLAHSLGIDETSECRVVFNEITKDAIKESFKHPRSINMDLVDAQQARRILDRLVGYNISPLLWKKVKKGLSAGRVQSVAVKMIIDREREIEKFEPEEYWSIDGLFDKDSEIFDGAFYGINGKKTALPNKDEVDKILAELKDKSFLVDKVKKRERKRNPSAPFITSSIQQEAARKLNFRARKTMMVAQQLYEGIDLGKKDGGITGLITYMRTDSTRLSDTAKKEGKDFIIEKYGSEFVGDVKQKKNAEGAQDAHEAIRPTAAFRDPASLKSMLSRDQYRLYKLIWDRFIASLMAPAVMDTMTVHLLQNGVEFRATGSKVKFKGFMKVYVEGNDDNKSDADKLLPDLEEGMQVEATEIKPNQHFTQPPPRYTEARLVKTMEEQGIGRPSTYAPTLDTVQRRGYVTLDNKRFVPTELGYIVLDLVEEFFPEIIDVDFTVKMEGDLDSVEAGTTNWVNIIDDFYQGFDKRLKIAELEMEKVEIRDEPAGIDCEFCEHEMVYKMGRYGKFLACSNFPDCRNTKPILKEIGVTCPKCKTGNVVERKSKKKRTFYGCDTYPECDFISWDKPVSRPCPKCESLLVEKKAKKGTQIQCTACDYKEETQE